The proteins below come from a single Ptychodera flava strain L36383 chromosome 6, AS_Pfla_20210202, whole genome shotgun sequence genomic window:
- the LOC139135193 gene encoding histidine--tRNA ligase, cytoplasmic-like, translating into MAEQEDKAGDQQKFVLKCPKGTRDFDPKQMAIREGVFKTITDCFKRHGAETIDTPVFELKETLMGKYGEDSKLIYDLADQGGELLSLRYDLTVPFARYLAMKKITNIKRYHIAKVYRRDNPAMTKGRYREFYQCDFDTAGAYDVMITDAEVVKIVAEILSDLELGDFVIKVNHRKFLDGMMACCGVPTEKFRTICSAIDKLDKTPWEDVRAEMVDTKGLDGAVADKIGTFVKLTGRGELIDKLLKDDSISKNEEAVQALEEMRVFFKYCETMDITNRVSFDLSLARGLDYYTGLIYEGTLTDTDGKGVGSVAGGGRYDDLVGMFDPSGKKVPCVGVSIGIERIFSIIEARKFASEEKIRTTETAVLVASAQKDLLDERMRLCSELWGAKINAEMSYKKDPKLLTQIQYAEETGIPCVAIIGEDEMKKGIIKLRNTKTRDEVEIKRTDFIDEVKKRCQSQA; encoded by the exons ATGGCTGAACAAGAAGACAAG GCCGGTGACCAACAGAAATTTGTCCTGAAATGTCCTAAG GGCACGAGGGATTTCGACCCTAAACAGATGGCCATCAGGGAAGGCGTTTTCAAGACAATTACTGACTGTTTTAAACGTCACGGCGCCGAGACCATTGACACACCGGTATTTGAACTGAAG GAAACTTTGATGGGTAAATATGGAGAGGACAGCAAGCTAATATACGACTTGGCCGACCAGGGAGGAGAACTTTTGTCGCTTCGTTATGATCTGACG GTACCGTTTGCCAGATATCTTGCAATGAAGAAGATCACCAATATCAAGAGATACCACATCGCAAAAGTCTACAGGAGAGACAACCCAGCCATGACGAAGGGGCGATACAGAGAATTCTACCAATGT GACTTCGACACTGCAGGAGCCTATGACGTCATGATTACCGACGCCGAAGTCGTGAAGATAGTTGCAGAGATTTTGTCAGATCTTGAGTTGGGTGACTTCGTCATTAAA GTCAACCACAGAAAGTTCCTTGATGGTATGATGGCTTGCTGTGGTGTGCCAACAGAAAAGTTCAGAACAATCTGCTCTGCAATCGACAAACTGGACAAG ACGCCCTGGGAGGATGTAAGAGCTGAAATGGTAGACACGAAGGGTCTTGATGGCGCCGTAGCCGACAAAATTGGCACTTTTGTCAAGCTTACAG GTCGTGGCGAACTGATCGACAAGCTTCTAAAGGATGACAGTATCTCGAAGAACGAAGAAGCTGTACAGGCCCTTGAAGAGATGAGAGTTTTCTTCAAGTATTGTGAAACCATGGACATCACAAACAGG GTCTCATTCGATCTCAGCTTGGCCCGTGGTCTTGATTACTATACAGGGCTAATTTACGAAGGCACACTGACAG ATACTGATGGGAAAGGTGTAGGTTCGGTGGCCGGTGGCGGTCGCTATGACGACCTGGTCGGAATGTTTGATCCCAGTGGAAAAAAG GTTCCATGTGTCGGCGTCAGCATTGGCATCGAGAGAATCTTTTCCATCATCGAAGCCAGGAAGTTCGCCTCCGAAGAGAAAATCCGTACAACAGAAACCGCCGTCTTGGTAGCTTCAGCGCAGAAGGACCTGTTGGACGAAAGAATGAGATTGTGCTCGGAATTATGGGGAGCTAAGATCAAC GCTGAGATGTCCTACAAAAAAGATCccaagttattgacacagatACAGTATGCTGAAGAGACTGGCATTCCCTGTGTGGCCATCATCGGcgaagatgaaatgaaaaaagggATCATCAAGTTGAGGAATACAAAAACCAGAGATGAG GTCGAAATCAAACGGACAGATTTCATCGATGAAGTAAAGAAGAGGTGTCAATCACAGGCTTAG